From Phaeodactylum tricornutum CCAP 1055/1 chromosome 11, complete sequence, one genomic window encodes:
- a CDS encoding predicted protein encodes MKYQTNSALLIFAAVCHVSVDAVRNLRIVSPLQALTIPDPEVKEEITTARRHFLDRFKVGLEAESKARRELAEKKSEQLQADATAPDWAKQAASSVNRIRNADEKHIETAFDNAVAQFDRDRPSKKAAKNSNRYQFVGLINSASSKTPIMWYARKKPTNAKWSVRLVHADQAAIVKDLFNRGKVDIFARYENIGKASDETKGPIVESTYAVRERSWKNLWNTSPKHWITDSSGMYWRERRLRPGMYTDGKTVYESSYRYRDGRNGMHQRSTLDQFLSSKAFDDKGKQRILRRLKEDAPDVVLEE; translated from the exons ATGAAGTACCAAACGAATTCGGCGTTGCTTATCTTTGCAGCAGTCTGTCATGTTTCGGTCGACGCGGTACGCAACCTCCGCATCGTTTCACCCTTGCAAGCGCTGACAATCCCGGACCCTGAAGTAAAGGAAGAGATTACTACCGCGCGACGACATTTTTTGGACAGATTTAAGGTCGGATTGGAAGCCGAATCAAAAGCGAGAAGAGAACTCGCTGAAAAGAAGTCTGAACAACTCCAGGCGGACGCTACGGCCCCGGATTGGGCCAAACAGGCTGCGTCGTCGGTAAATCGCATACGCAATGCGGACGAGAAGCACATCGAAACAGCCTTTGATAACGCAGTTGCACAATTTGACCGCGACCGGCCCTCCAAGAAAGCTGCGAAAAATTCAAACCGGTATCAGTTTGTCGGCTTAATTAATTCGGCTTCGTCAAAGACGCCCATCATGTGGTATGCGCGGAAAAAACCGACCAATGCAAAATGGTCGGTGCGTCTAGTTCACGCGGATCAAGCTGCGATTGTGAAGGACCTTTTTAACCGCGGAAAGGTTGACATCTTTGCTCGTTACGAGAATATTGGGAAGGCGAGTGACGAAACGAAAGGTCCAATAGTGGAAAGCACGTATGCCGTCAGAGAACGGTCCTGGAA GAACCTTTGGAATACTTCGCCTAAACATTGGATTACTGATTCATCGGGTATGTATTGGCGCGAACGTCGTTTGCGGCCCGGCATGTACACGGATGGCAAAACTGTGTATGAGTCTTCGTACCGGTATCGAGACGGCCGCAACGGCATGCATCAGCGGTCCACACTTGATCAGTTCCTTTCTAGCAAAGCTTTTGATGACAAGGGAAAGCAGCGTATTTTGAGGCGATTGAAAGAGGACGCACCCGACGTAGTCCTGGAAGAGTAA
- a CDS encoding predicted protein produces the protein MTEENELYIEQPERPNDGRVSSTDAGPGSREINPKFKDLKETGKWGNISKKEMIIVAVVMLSIVVAVVVVVVVFVTGDDDSIPIAGGIAPTSAPTMRLVPQEQLDLLRQGIGLNPLTASFLDLLPTNAEALRGLSNVLDEDPVRRAASWVVHEDQLDAEPELLNRFGLVATYYSNGGSQWTNSDNWLDPDLSICDGWYGVSCDLLRRDLDEIDLANNNLTGPITKSLSLLSTLRVIWFNGNALTGTIPGDVFSSLEDLFILYLQNNQLEGDIPENLIENGVLQTIFLQGNNFTGTWPAVFCGVLREFRLECEQTPCPERCCVPLNNCFD, from the exons ATGACTGAAGAAAACG AATTGTACATTGAACAACCCGAGCGACCGAATGATGGTCGGGTCAGCAGCACTGATGCGGGGCCCGGTAGCCGGGAAATAAACCCAAAGTTCAAGGACCTCAAGGAAACGGGAAAATGGGGGAACATTTCCAAGAAAGAGATGATTATCGTAGCTGTTGTAATGCTTTCGATTGTGGTCGCcgtggttgttgtcgtcgtcgtattcgtAACAGGGGACGACGATTCGATTCCAATTGCGGGTGGTATCGCTCCAACGTCCGCTCCTACAATGCGCCTTGTCCCTCAAGAACAATTGGATTTGCTGCGACAAGGCATTGGCCTAAATCCGTTGACAGCTTCGTTTTTAGATCTTCTGCCGACAAACGCCGAAGCTCTGCGCGGCCTTTCGAATGTTCTCGACGAAGATCCTGTACGTAGGGCGGCCTCTTGGGTCGTCCACGAAGATCAGTTAGATGCCGAGCCAGAGCTACTCAACCGCTTTGGACTGGTCGCTACATATTACTCTAATGGCGGTTCGCAGTGGACTAATTCTGACAACTGGCTTGACCCCGATCTTTCTATATGCGACGGCTGGTATGGTGTAAGTTGCGATTTGCTCAGAAGAGACCTGGATGAGATTGATCttgccaacaacaatttgACGGGTCCCATTACAAAGTCTCTGTCCTTGCTATCAACGCTACGTGTTATTTGGTTTAATGGAAACGCTTTGACGGGTACCATTCCCGGTGATGTGTTTTCTTCGCTCGAGGACCTCTTCATTCTGTACCTTCAGAACAACCAGTTGGAAGGCGACATCCCAGAAAATTTGATCGAGAATGGTGTCCTGC AGACCATTTTTCTGCAGGGCAACAACTTTACGGGGACGTGGCCGGCTGTCTTTTGTGGTGTCCTTCGTGAATTTCGTCTAGAGTGTGAGCAAACTCCTTGTCCCGAGAGATGCTGCGTGCCTCTTAACAACTGTTTTGATTAG
- the NTT4 gene encoding nucleotide transporter 4 (Similar to bacterial and plastidic nucleotide transporters (NTTs)): protein MPEVRHTKESVSRSKAHLSKDHLHKEGAQQQDNIGNDWPDDDRDDRGLLSRKRQRKAVVYDHPIHPQHWMRPYWLGMGLFLVLFSFWVLDSLKDPILGALTGSNLERHQPPAKLFSVCTTLALVCFLEYVSHERKRQQECQHDWVRRKDEDVLESGGSWSRMDLSTSVDAATRQREENAAEEGVTSSAFAYIGLPYCLVFGLMAYVLQFNISVATSTSAVKDESNKLTYWHLIGYIFYAAIESFGSISVATFWSYANSNLSLSEAENFYGTIIAIAQIGAIFGSTMVTTHVWNNITLIIVACLIILLHILVMTSYSRRFPSTCPIVLEAEKISSQEPALWSGVYLILKHNYVLLILGVSCLYEISLTCLNYQMTLLGWSRFEDTDHDGMSFTQFMGHYGQVVNASSLLLSSLLFPFLIHRLGLRLTLRLFPTLLMIVNMIAFGALPGNLAVLFFSISLLKAMTYSIHDPSKEILYLPTSKAIKFKAKFWIDVVGARIAKAIGSTINNYAGSVDRSIRVASAPSLLSAAALWYVCYRAGLHFDELVKKDMVVGIHDVIDDPDDYAKLDTVIEEGEFDGDLSCKSDIELSTSR, encoded by the coding sequence ATGCCAGAAGTTAGACATACCAAGGAATCTGTCTCCCGTTCCAAGGCCCATCTATCTAAGGATCATCTCCACAAAGAAGGtgcgcaacaacaagatAACATCGGCAATGACTGGCCGGACGACGATCGGGACGACCGAGGTCTATTGTCACGCAAACGACAACGCAAGGCAGTGGTATACGATCATCCCATCCACCCTCAACATTGGATGCGACCATACTGGCTCGGTATGGGATTGTTTCTCGTactcttttccttttgggtCCTCGATTCCCTCAAGGATCCGATTCTGGGGGCTCTTACTGGGAGCAATCTGGAACGCCATCAGCCTCCGGCCAAGTTGTTTAGCGTCTGTACAACTCTAGCTCTCGTTTGCTTCCTAGAATACGTTTCGCATGAACGCAAGCGTCAGCAGGAATGCCAGCACGATTGGGTACGACGAAAGGACGAAGATGTACTCGAGTCTGGAGGTAGCTGGTCTCGCATGGATCTCAGCACTAGTGTCGATGCGGCGACAAGGCAACGTGAAGAAAATGCTGCAGAAGAGGGTGTCACTAGTTCTGCTTTTGCCTACATCGGACTGCCTTACTGTCTTGTATTTGGACTGATGGCATACGTGCTGCAGTTTAACATTTCAGTGGCCACGTCGACGTCTGCCGTAAAGGATGAATCCAACAAGCTGACGTACTGGCATCTAATCGGCTACATTTTTTATGCAGCGATTGAATCTTTCGGTTCCATTTCAGTCGCTACCTTTTGGTCCTATGCTAATTCCAATTTGTCTTTATCCGAGGCCGAGAACTTCTACGGCACCATCATTGCCATTGCCCAAATTGGTGCAATCTTCGGAAGTACAATGGTGACTACTCATGTCTGGAACAACATTACATTGATCATTGTGGCCTGTTTAATCATTTTGTTGCACATTCTGGTCATGACATCATACAGTCGGCGATTTCCATCCACATGCCCGATAGTACTTGAAGCTGAGAAGATTTCCTCCCAAGAACCCGCACTGTGGTCGGGAGTCTACTTAATTCTGAAGCACAACTATGTCCTCCTGATATTGGGAGTTTCGTGCTTGTACGAAATTTCTTTAACCTGTCTCAATTACCAAATGACACTGCTTGGCTGGAGTCGTTTCGAAGACACTGATCATGATGGCATGTCTTTCACCCAGTTTATGGGTCATTACGGCCAAGTCGTCAACGCATCAAGTCTCTTGCTTTCGTCGCTGCTGTTTCCTTTTCTGATACACCGTTTGGGATTACGGTTGACACTGCGTCTGTTTCCCACTCTTTTGATGATTGTCAACATGATTGCCTTTGGTGCTTTGCCCGGAAACCTAGCAgtccttttcttttccatttcCCTTCTCAAGGCCATGACCTACAGTATTCACGATCCATCGAAAGAGATACTGTACTTGCCCACTTCGAAAGCCATTAAATTCAAGGCAAAGTTTTGGATTGATGTTGTCGGAGCACGGATAGCCAAGGCAATTGGTTCGACAATCAACAACTACGCGGGAAGCGTTGACCGTAGTATTCGCGTTGCAAGCGCACCCAGCTTGTTATCGGCAGCCGCTCTGTGGTACGTATGCTATCGCGCGGGCTTACACTTCGACGAGCTTGTAAAAAAAGACATGGTTGTAGGAATTCACGATGTAATTGACGATCCGGATGATTACGCAAAACTCGATACAGTGATCGAAGAAGGGGAATTCGACGGTGACCTGTCATGCAAAAGCGACATTGAATTATCAACCAGTAGGTGA
- a CDS encoding predicted protein: MARGQNFAAEGRPYKTPLTDDDAEPQLIGGGLDDPLPSNAPTPRSAVAPTTSSFPAVPTDPDEFCGVPRRQAYLLIALTVLIVAVVAATVGVVVSNNGSDESSNVPIRTDFELEPDVIVQTSQQKLNLIRKTFEAYPILRSHMEQLPSESATLTKEVLDDETADPFLRAASWMILENGLNYEQAIVPRFALVAFYFAQGGPNWTTRTSWLSPDINHCEWYGVRCCTGIRREMVFSCKSFSEYSVVEIDMEENNMTGKISNALVLLQSLNALVLRRNSLTGVIPADTVAAMPSLRILSLQRNRLSGPIPDNLRDNGALGKILSFLPQLTSCIALLSFLAIQDTLQIHGNAFTGEFPLSYCPGRATIFRYLTLDCSVNACDPSCCYAENCIDAVYE, translated from the exons ATGGCTCGAGGACAAAACTTTGCAGCAGAAGGACGACCCTACAAGACGCCCTTGACCGACGATGACGCCGAGCCCCAACTCATCGGTGGGGGTTTGGACGATCCGCTTCCGTCGAACGCTCCCACTCCTCGATCGGCAGTGGCGCCTACCACATCTTCGTTCCCCGCTGTCCCTACGGATCCAGACGAGTTTTGCGGTGTCCCTCGCCGCCAGGCCTACCTCTTGATTGCCCTTACTGTTCTGATTGTAGCCGTAGTCGCAGCCACcgtcggtgtcgtcgtaTCGAATAACGGCAGTGACGAATCCTCGAATGTTCCGATCCGGACGGATTTTGAACTTGAACCCGATGTTATCGTGCAAACTTCTCAACAAAAGCTCAACTTGATACGAAAAACATTCGAAGCATACCCCATTCTTCGGAGTCACATGGAGCAGCTTCCCTCCGAAAGCGCGACTTTGACGAAAGAAGTTCTAGATGATGAGACGGCcgatccatttcttcgtgcTGCATCATGGATGATTCTAGAAAATGGCCTGAACTATGAACAGGCAATTGTCCCGCGTTTTGCGCTTGTTGCGTTCTATTTCGCACAAGGCGGCCCGAACTGGACAACTCGGACGTCTTGGCTATCCCCGGACATAAATCATTGTGAGTGGTACGGCGTCCGCTGCTGCACAGGCATCCGCAGAGAAATGGTCTTTTCTTGCAAATCTTTCAGCGAATATTCAGTGGTCGAAATAGATATGGAAGAAAACAATATGACAGGAAAGATTAGTAACGCCCTGGTTTTGCTCCAAAGCCTGAATGCTCTCGTTTTGCGACGCAACAGCTTGACTGGAGTTATTCCGGCAGACACTGTCGCAGCCATGCCGTCCTTGCGCATTCTGTCGTTGCAGCGAAATAGGTTGAGTGGTCCGATTCCGGACAATCTACGGGACAATGGCGCTCTTGGTAAGATT ctttcgtttcttccgcAGCTAACATCGTGCATCGCCCTACTTTCTTTTCTTGCAATTCAAGACACGTTGCAAATCCACGGAAACGCGTTTACTGGGGAGTTCCCCTTGAGCTACTGTCCTGGCCGGGCAACGATTTTTCGATACTTGACCCTAGACTGCTCCGTGAATGCCTGTGACCCGAGCTGCTGCTACGCGGAGAACTGCATTGATGCCGTTTATGAATAA